The following are encoded together in the Xiphophorus hellerii strain 12219 chromosome 3, Xiphophorus_hellerii-4.1, whole genome shotgun sequence genome:
- the nr0b2a gene encoding nuclear receptor subfamily 0 group B member 2a: MDSRCDCSNSGDRLLNPILYNILSQMDKGGRSQDTFHHSSAPHRCNCEVRRTVCLVRPSEVCKEASAVLVKTVHFMRNLPAFKQLPPGDQYALLKSSWAPLFILGLAQEHVDFDVTDVPADSMLKKILLNRQESPESEREQPTMAGVSKLRCCLKKFWTLDLSPKEYAYLKGTTIFNPDVPELQAGLFVEGLQQEAQHALSEVVQLLHPGQQERFARILLTASMLQGITPSLITELFFRPVIGQANLLELLVDMLFCRNP, translated from the exons ATGGACAGCAGGTGTGACTGCTCGAACAGCGGCGACAGGCTTTTGAATCCTATCCTCTACAACATCTTGAGCCAAATGGATAAAGGCGGCCGGAGCCAAGACACCTTCCACCATAGCTCGGCTCCTCACCGGTGCAACTGCGAGGTGCGAAGGACAGTGTGCTTGGTCAGACCCTCGGAGGTCTGCAAGGAGGCCTCCGCGGTCCTGGTCAAAACCGTGCACTTCATGAGAAACTTACCGGCCTTCAAGCAGCTGCCGCCGGGTGACCAGTACGCCCTTCTCAAAAGCTCCTGGGCACCGCTTTTCATTCTGGGTCTGGCCCAGGAGCATGTGGACTTCGACGTGACGGACGTGCCGGCCGACAGCATGCTGAAAAAGATCCTCCTGAACCGCCAGGAGAGCCCGGAGTCGGAGAGGGAGCAGCCCACCATGGCGGGCGTCAGCAAGCTGCGGTGTTGTCTGAAAAAGTTTTGGACCTTGGATTTGAGCCCGAAGGAGTACGCATATCTGAAAGGGACCACGATATTTAATCCAG ATGTGCCAGAGTTACAGGCAGGCCTGTTTGTGGAGGGgctgcagcaggaagctcaGCACGCCCTGAGCGAGGTGGTCCAGCTCCTACATCCGGGCCAGCAGGAGCGCTTCGCTCGGATCCTCCTCACAGCCTCCATGCTGCAGGGCATCACACCCAGCCTCATCACCGAGCTCTTCTTCCGGCCTGTGATTGGCCAGGCCaacctgctggagctgctggtcGACATGCTCTTCTGCAGAAATCCGTAG